TGCTTTGGAAACTTGACGTCTATCCTTTTTAATTCAGAGACCACAGAAGGCTCTGAGGATGGATACCATAATGGAATTTGACGTTATTTCTTTGATGACTTAGTTTCTTAAGTAGTGAAGGAGAATTGAACCCACATTCTCTGTATACAAGTTGGAACTATGCTGAAAATCTAACCTTTAGGTAGAGAATAACCCAAATTCAACAGATTGGACTGCATAGTCAAATGGACATATCAAACTCAAAGAAAACGAAAATCTGCTCACTTGGAATGAAATGGAAGTGCCTGAGCCAGCCTAAGTCAGCTTATGTCAACTTTGTATGGTTCTATGGAGGTTGGCAACCAAGGTCACTTGGCTGGCATGCACAAGTTGAATGTGCTAGAAGAGATAGCATTAATATATGTGAATATTTATTAATTGTTTAATCGTTGTGTAATATGATTGCTAAGATTGATGCTCTTTCCAGTTGACGCTATCAAAGAAAAGTCTTTGTATTATCTCCCTAAAGAAAGAAATTTTTATTCAAGCATCCTTCAAGAATTACAAGGAACATCACCAAAAGTGGCTTCTGGATAAGCGAATATTAGAAGGCAGAGTGCTGCTCATTGGGAATTTTAGTCTACTGCTACTGGCCTAATTATGTTTTAGCTTGGCAGTGGCAAAAATCATCGAGTGGGTTGAATCATGGCATCGAAAATGGTAAATGGGGAGTTCGTTGGTCAACTTGTAAAGACAAATTTGTTGATCGCATAGTTTTAATATTTGTTATTCTGATATCAATAGATGCAGTGAAGGCTCTGACAAGGAGAGCACATTAGattcctggtgattttcttgtgCTCAGTGCTCAGTGCTTTGTGTAAGTGCAACGTGTTTGTGCACAGGTGTGCATGGATGCCATGAGCTGGTAAATTCTACTTACATGTGGCTTACATTTATAGCTGATACCAGTCTTGTACATATTTTTCCTGCAAAACTTTACAATATTCAAATATGCATACTTCCTCGTTTGGAGCTGCATGTGTTAAAAAGCTATAGACACCGCACATGGAGGTTTGTAAAAGCAAGGTGTCACCTGTAGCATGATGTTATTTTATGAGACTGCTGAATCTTGTTTGCTAGGAAGCATGATcgtagggagattttgaagagtgtGAGGGTTATGCCTGCAAGTAGCATGTCAGAAGGCTAAAGCAGCTGGTAGATAAGTAATTTGGTTATGATAAATGTCTTTGGGACTCCTTAAGTGGATTGAGGCCACTGTACTGGAAGAAAATAAATCCCCAAGGAAGAAATGGATGTTAATTTGTTGCAGAGGATGCAAAAGACTCAAGGCCTGTACTCACACGTGCAAGATCATGCACATGGACACATTGACATGATAATGAATGAAACTGCCTTTCATGGTGAATTAAGCTGTGCTAGAAAGATGCAATTAGTCCCATAGTGTACTGTTTTAATAAATTAGCCAGTCAGTATAAGATGGGGAAGAGGATTAAAGATCTGAAATCTAGGATGAGTTCTACTATTCAAACTGCACAAGAGCTCAAGCTTGTTCATCAAGTGTTGCATTTAAATCAGCGAGGAGAAACTATGTTGGAGACAGCTTAACAATCTACAGAAGTCTAACAAAAGTAAAACATAAGCAAAAGAAAATCATCTGCAAGAGTAAAACACTAAAAATTGAGACAATAAGCAAACCTTGATATTTCTATTCTTCAATCATGTGCTACAAACTATTTGTATTTATCCGTATGATTTAGTCTATTTATAGACAAACTTGGTGGTGATCTAGATCCAAATCCATAAATGCATTTGCCTACTTCCGAAAAATGCATTTCAAAGAAAATCTAATATCTGATACGAATCATCAAATTTATACAAGTGAAAAAAAATTGATATGACATTTGAGATATCTAACTGAGGTGCCAGAGAGTGAAATCTACCAAGACGTACTCTGTATTTACTCAACAACATTCAATGTATTCAGTTAATTGGCAAGTTAGCTTTGCCTTTTCAAAACTTGTTTTTGGGATAAAGATTGGTAGTTTCCTGTGATAGAGAAATATTGAGATTGATAAGTTGTTTATCAGCGGGCATTTTCAGGCATGAGACAACAGATAGTGTTGGTAGTAGCTTTTCTTTTCCAGCATGAGACAATTTTACAGGCATGCGACAACTTTTCCAGCTTGCCCTGTGCGAGCTTCCTCGCAGGGGAAGCCTATCAGCTAATTAATCCACACAATAGGAGCTTACAATATGACTAAGGTTGGACTACAAATCTATTAACAGATGCTCTCATTTCATCTCCAAGATTTGAATTGATTGTGAACTCTTCTCTCATATTTCTTTTTGCCAAGCAGCATTGCATTCCTTCGATCATCTCCTTTTGTTTTTCATTCTACACTACCTCTTCTAGCTTTTCTTTCCAGACGTTCAGAGTTCATGAAGTCAACAGCACGTTATAGATCTCCAAGCACTAGAAAAAAATTACTCTTTGAAACTGAAGACAAAACCTGTTCCCTTCTTCATCACTGCGTTTCTGACAAAATGCTTCTTGCTACCGTGCAAGCCTATGTTTACAGATTGCTTCACTTCACTTCAAAAATAATCTCTGCAAGAACTTTGTCCTTCTTCGAAATGAATCATGGTGTAATTGATTTACATCTCTTGCACCAATTTGTCTTCGAATAATCTTGGAAATAAACTTGGCTGTAGTATGGCAGTCAACATACACTCAAATAGTTCCTAGGACTAGTTTTTCCAGGGGTGTGCTTATAAATTTGAAAGCGACTGCAACTTCTCACTATGGTGGCAGAGATATAATTCTTTTTCCTCTTTGTCCATGCCgttcattaaatgaattgaatCTAGAAAATACCCTGCCACCTTCATCTCTCAAGACAAGTTTCTCTATCTTTACATAGATAGCCTATGTCTATGGGTGTGAACTGTCTCCTACACAAAAATGCATGTACCATTTTATGGCTTTCAATCCAACTACATCCTGGTAATTTTATAACTCCTCTCTCTTTCATCAATCTCCGTATCATTTGAACATCACGCCACCAGCCGATTTCCGCATAGATGTTTGACAGAAGAACATAAGTTGCAGCATCTTTAGGATCCAGCTCCAGAAGAACTTTTGCTGTAAATACTCCTAGTTCTATATTCTTATGTGATCTACAGACAGCAAGCAAACAGGTCCATACTACCTCTACAGGttttattggcattttgatgataaaGTTTAGAGTTTCCTCAAGATAGTCACCACGGCTAAGGAGGTCGATTATGCACACATAATGATCGATTGTAGGCAATATGCAATAAGAGTCACTCATGAAATTGAAGTATTTACAGCCCTCATCTACTAAACCTGCATGGCTGCACGCAAATAGAACACAAGTGTAGCTTATATGGTCAGGGTTCATTCCAGAGTATTTCATTAGTTCAAAGAGTTCTAAAGCATCTTTACAAAggccattttgtgcatatcctgcaatcatgacattccatgagatgacatctctatGAGGTATTTTGTTGAACAGTTCACTTGCCTTgtatatgcttccacattttgcatacatgtctgtcAGGGCATTTGCAACTATAACATCTGACAGAATTCCACTTTCGATTATCCTTTGATGGATACCCCTACCCTGTTCTAAACCTCCCAATTTGGCACTGagtgggaggatgctggcaaacgttgTAGAGTCTGGCTTTACAGCTGCCACAATCATTTGCTTAAAAGTCTCCAAGGCCTTCTCAACaaacccattttgtgcatatcctgcaatcatcgcattccatgagaccacatctctctgaggcattttgtcaaacagttcatgggCTTTGTGTAAGCTTCCACATttagcatacatgtctaccagggcacttGCAGCTACAATATCTGGCGAAAAATTGCTTTCAATTATGCTTTGGTGGATGCTCATACCCTGTTctaaagctcctattttggcacaggtTGGGAGGATGGTGACTAGGGTAGCGGAGTCTGGCTTTAGACCTGCCAGTTGCatttgtttaaaagtttgcaaggcCTGCTCAACaaacccattttgtgcatatcctgcaaccaTTGCAGTCCAGGAGACTATATCTCTTTGAGACATGTTATCAAACAAGTCGCGTGCCTTGTGTATATTTCCACATTTTGCGTACATGTTTATCAAGGCATTCACAACCATGACATCCGACGAAAATCCACcatcgattatgctttgatggatgtccatgccctgttccaaagctcccattttggcacaggctgggagaaTGCTAACAAAGGTTGTGGAGTTTGGCCTAtaacctgccaattgcatttgcttaaatgTCTCTAAGGCATTTTCAAAGAACCCATTTTTAGCATAGCCTGCAACTATGGCACTCCATGAGACAACATCTGGTCGAGACATTTCTTTAAAAAGCTTTAAAGCCTCTTCCAGAAAACCATTTTGTGCGTATCCTGCAATCATAACATTCCACGAAACCACATTTTTCTGAGGCATTTCGTCAAACAGTGCACGTGCCTTgcatatgcttccacattttgcatacatatctactaAAGCACTTGCcacaacaacatctgacaaaaatcctctttcaattatgctttgatggatatccataccctgttccaaagctcttaGTTTAGCACAGGCTGGAAGTATGCTGGCAAAGGTGAACTCATCGGCTTCAACCCCAGTTCGTTGCATTTGGTGAAACAATATCAATGCCTCGCGAGAAAATCCATGTTTTCGGTAAGCTGCGATTATGGTATTCCATGAAGAGACGTTTTGTTCTTTCATTTCCTCAAACATTTTACGAGCATCTATCAAACTCCCGCACTTGACATACATGTCGATAAGCTTATTTGGAAAAGTTGTGCGTAAGGAAAATACAAATCCCCTGTGAGTAATGAGAGAGTGGATTTGCTTACCTAGTGAAAGCACATTCTTGGCAATGCATATCTGCAATAGCTGAAGATACGTATTAGAATCTCCAGGGGGTTTGTGGGTAGTAAGCAAAATGTGTAGCGCCTCCTTCAACCGACCCTCTCTGCATAATGCTGTCAGATTGAGATTAGCATAGGACGGCATTGACACTGTATAATTGTAATTGAATccggggaaaagtgcattgttatTCAATCTATTTGTACCCCAATAACAATTAAACACTGTCACCGTCTTTAACCTCTAAAGTGGTTTCATGGCTATTTCTTTCTTTCAGTGAATCACAATGACGTTGGCACTGGTACTTCACAGACTTGATTAAAATTCTGAAGTTACATTCTTTGAGAGAAGCACCAATCGCTCTACTGCAAGAAAACCCTAGAGTGCAGGGGTAAAGAGCTATTTTAAAGACAAAAATACCTATTAAATT
The nucleotide sequence above comes from Cryptomeria japonica chromosome 11, Sugi_1.0, whole genome shotgun sequence. Encoded proteins:
- the LOC131860119 gene encoding pentatricopeptide repeat-containing protein At2g13600-like, with amino-acid sequence MPSYANLNLTALCREGRLKEALHILLTTHKPPGDSNTYLQLLQICIAKNVLSLGKQIHSLITHRGFVFSLRTTFPNKLIDMYVKCGSLIDARKMFEEMKEQNVSSWNTIIAAYRKHGFSREALILFHQMQRTGVEADEFTFASILPACAKLRALEQDVVVASALVDMYAKCGSICKARALFDEMPQKNVVSWNVMIAGYAQNGFLEEALKLFKEMSRPDVVSWSAIVAGYAKNGFFENALETFKQMQLAGYAQNGFVEQALQTFKQMQLAGLKPDSATLVTILPTCAKIGALEQGYAQNGFVEKALETFKQMIVAAVKPDSTTFASILPLSAKLGGLEQGRGIHQRIIESGILSDVIVANALTDMYAKCGSIYKARYAQNGLCKDALELFELMKYSGMNPDHISYTCVLFACSHAGLVDEGCKYFNFMSDSYCILPTIDHYVCIIDLLSRGDYLEETLNFIIKMPIKPVEVVWTCLLAVCRSHKNIELGVFTAKVLLELDPKDAATYVLLSNIYAEIGWWRDVQMIRRLMKERGVIKLPGCSWIESHKMVNPVDKGERVVEWDPPECGWTKINLDGASRVVRGVSLRFRPSTVLQVAFLGRVAELRSGYASKYIGGRYGFKEGDIVSGKQSLVLVIGRSVVCKLKGNSGRVGSEAFLIILEASVVVPTRPGGLRKSKSGFCFTEIRDYHTQLQN